A stretch of the Cellulomonas sp. WB94 genome encodes the following:
- a CDS encoding ATP-binding cassette domain-containing protein, protein MHLVADAVTYAYPGRAVLERVDLVASDGARIGVVGENGAGKTTLLRVLAGELDPQSGAVRVVGRIAVVAQELDVLPDATVGTLTGEALSGLRAVAAQLDAAIASFDHDSGDLGALGVVMARAEQLAAWDVDRRVDEALTRFGAPRDPQRRLDELSVGERYRVRLACRIAERADVLLLDEPTNHLDVVGIEYLTAQLRGWPGVVVIVTHDRQLLDDVMTAILDLDPSMDGGPVLYGATRYATYRFMKDQALRRWRARHAAERKRAEMVAAHLDASYEGLSDAWRPAKGSRPNRRATHARGHVKAADRLIQRLEAAAVEVPVPPLELAFPDLPSLPQRYVSGPLLELRAPRVEGVADRVRLDLPGTRVDLPPCGRLLVTGPNGSGKSTLLAALAGAVPMSRGTRTLAAGVRLGILGQEGPPGSAGPVEPASTSGFDAYARRALDLLAAGALDPDQLVPVAHLALLTEEDLERPLAELSVGQRRRFDLACAVLAAPHVLLLDEPTNHLSIGLVDELTAALRATSAAVVVATHDRRMRADLADWPQLELG, encoded by the coding sequence ACGCCTATCCGGGCCGCGCCGTGCTCGAACGCGTGGACCTCGTGGCCTCGGACGGCGCACGCATCGGGGTCGTGGGCGAGAACGGCGCCGGCAAGACGACGCTGCTGCGTGTGCTGGCCGGGGAGCTCGACCCGCAGTCCGGCGCGGTGCGGGTCGTCGGCCGCATCGCGGTCGTCGCCCAGGAGCTCGACGTGCTGCCCGATGCGACCGTCGGGACACTCACCGGTGAGGCGCTGTCGGGGTTGCGTGCCGTGGCTGCGCAGCTCGACGCCGCGATCGCCTCGTTCGACCACGACTCGGGCGACCTGGGTGCGCTCGGGGTCGTCATGGCGCGCGCCGAGCAGCTCGCAGCATGGGACGTCGACCGCCGCGTCGACGAGGCGCTCACGCGGTTCGGCGCGCCGCGCGACCCGCAGCGCAGGCTCGACGAGCTCAGCGTCGGCGAGCGCTACCGCGTCAGGCTCGCGTGCCGCATCGCGGAGCGCGCCGACGTCCTCCTGCTCGACGAGCCGACCAACCACCTCGACGTGGTCGGTATCGAGTACCTGACCGCCCAGCTGCGGGGGTGGCCGGGCGTCGTCGTCATCGTGACGCACGACCGTCAGCTGCTCGACGACGTCATGACGGCGATCCTCGACCTCGACCCGTCGATGGACGGTGGCCCGGTGCTGTACGGCGCGACGCGGTACGCGACCTACCGGTTCATGAAGGACCAGGCGCTGCGGCGATGGCGTGCCCGGCACGCGGCGGAGCGCAAGCGCGCCGAGATGGTGGCCGCGCACCTCGACGCGTCCTACGAGGGGCTGTCCGACGCGTGGCGGCCGGCCAAGGGCTCGAGGCCGAACCGCCGGGCCACGCACGCCCGCGGTCACGTCAAGGCTGCCGACCGGCTCATCCAACGGCTCGAGGCCGCGGCGGTCGAGGTCCCGGTCCCCCCGCTCGAGCTCGCGTTCCCCGACCTGCCGTCGCTGCCGCAGCGGTACGTGAGCGGCCCGCTGCTCGAGCTGCGGGCGCCGCGGGTCGAGGGCGTCGCCGACCGCGTCCGCCTCGACCTGCCGGGGACCCGCGTCGACCTGCCGCCGTGCGGCAGGCTCCTGGTCACCGGCCCCAACGGGTCAGGCAAGTCGACGCTCCTGGCTGCCCTGGCCGGTGCCGTCCCGATGAGCCGCGGCACGCGCACGCTCGCGGCGGGGGTGCGGCTCGGGATCCTCGGTCAGGAGGGACCGCCGGGGTCGGCCGGTCCCGTCGAGCCGGCCTCGACGAGCGGCTTCGACGCCTACGCACGCCGTGCTCTCGACCTGCTCGCCGCGGGAGCGCTCGACCCCGACCAGCTCGTGCCGGTCGCCCACCTCGCGCTGCTGACCGAGGAGGACCTGGAGCGGCCGCTCGCCGAGCTGTCGGTCGGTCAGCGCCGCCGGTTCGACCTCGCGTGCGCCGTCCTGGCCGCACCGCACGTCCTCCTGCTCGACGAACCGACCAACCACCTGTCGATCGGTCTGGTCGACGAGCTGACCGCGGCGCTGCGTGCCACGTCGGCGGCGGTCGTCGTCGCGACCCACGACAGACGCATGCGTGCCGACCTCGCGGACTGGCCCCAGCTCGAGCTCGGCTGA